GTGAATGCCCTCCTCAGTTTCGGCTATATGGTGGTATGGAATCACCTCCTCACCCTGATCGAACTCCAAGGGCTTGATCCCTATGCGGGTTGTCTGCACTCTGGTAGCGATCGCCATGCCGCCCTCGCCAGCGACCTGATCGAGGAGTTCCGCGCCCCGATTGTGGATTCGTTGGTGTTGCAGGTGGTGAACGGTCGCATGGTCACATCTGAGGATTTTGACTATCGTGATGGGGGCTGTTTTTTGGGGGCAACGGGGCGACGGACGTTTTTGCGATCGCTGCTCCAGCGTATGGAGGAGCGGCTCAGTGATGGCGAACCCCGTTGGGATTTACTCTCGCGCCAAGTCCGGCAGTTTAAGCAGTTTGTCTACCATCCCAGCCAGGGGTACAGTCCCTATCGCATCCGCTGATGTTGCTCTATGTGGTGACCTATGACATCCCCTCAAATCGGCGGCGGCGGCGGGTGGCGGCGTTGTTGGAGGGCTATGGGCGGCGGGTGCAGTGGTCGGTGTTTGAATGTGTGTTGCCGTCTCCTCTGTTCGCGGAGTTGAAGGGGCGGCTGAGGCGGCGGGTTAATCTGGAGGAGGATTCGATTCGGTTTTATGTGGTGTCGGGGCATACGTTGGGTCAGGTGGAGGTGTGGGGTGGGGTTCCGGTGGCGACGTTGCCGGGTTCGACGATTGTTTAGCGACGGGTTCTGAAAATGGCTGAATGGTTGATTTTTTCGTTAAAGGGTTCGATGTCTGATGGGGCAAGGGTTTCAGCCGTTTTTTTCGGACTTTTGGGGCGAGCGATCGCTCTTTTTTCGCGACCCGTCGATCTTGCCCCCTGGAACCTTGGCCCCCACTGCCCTTAAAATGGAGGGGTCTCCACTCGCTGGAGACCCTAATTGATTGGAAACTTTAAGGACTCGAAAAACAATGATCAAATTCAATCTCGGTCTCCACTCGCTGGAGACCCTAATTGATTCGAAACTAATTGTGATAGTCATGATTTTCTCCTTTTGTTAAATGTCTCCACTCGCTGGAGACCCTAATTGATTGGAAACTCGATTTGAGATTGGAGGCTTGCAGGGCGGGGGTCGATTTGAGTCTCCACTCGCTGGAGACCCTAATTGATTGGAAACCCATGCGCGTATCCGCAACCTGTTCGACGGCACCAACGGGGGGTCTCCACTCGCTGGAGACCCTAATTGATTGGAAACTGTGTAAGAATTTCAGCGCCGCCAAAACNNNNNNNNNNNNNNNNNNNNNNNNNNNNNNNNNNNNNNNNNNNNNNNNNNNNNNNNNNNNNNNNNNNNNNNNNNNNNNNNNNNNNNNNNNNNNNNNNNNNAGTTCTTGTGTAGAAATTGAAATCGTCTCCACTCGCTGGAGACCCTAATTGATTGGAAACGTTTTTGAAGGATGAGGGCAGAAGGCAGAAGGATGAATGGGAGCATTAGAAAGAGTGAAACTTTTTTCTAACCCTGTAAATTCTGCCTTCAAATTTCATCCTTCATCCTTCAAAAGAGACCCCCCTAGAGCGGAAAACCCATAGACTGGATACCGTCACCGCTGCGATCGCCCTAACCCAGTTCAGCCAACAGAGCAGAAACCAGCGCGATCCGTGGGAATCGTCCGGGGATTGTGTTGCCCTCAGTGCCGCAGCCCCGCGATCGCACCCCCTGAGCAGCGATCAACCGGATAAATCAGTTGGGCGGTGGCGTATCCTAAGAGGTTGAACCTGATGTCAAAAGGAGATAGACGAAAATGAGCGCGATCGCATTAACGTTAACAGTGCCAGAGGTGCAGCCAGAGCAGGCTTATCAACAGCTTAATATCGCGATCGCGGGGGGAATCGCAGAGCCGCAGGATTTGGTGGGGCTGCGGTTGCCGGAGGGGGTGAATTGGAGTCAGGGAGTGATCTTAAATGGTCGTGCGCCGATTTGGGTCTATGCCTATTTAGTGCATGAGTGCCACGCTGCCGCCTGGGTCGCCTGTTATGACCCACGTTTGGGGGGCGCGGTGGTGGTGGAATCCCACCGTAAAGGAGTGAATGTGGCGCAAGTGATTGCGCTCACGCCTGAGTAAACCGTGAACAGTGAGGTAAAACGATGTTACGAAAAGTTAATAGACTCAGCAGCACGATCCGGGTTCATTGGCGACCGATTATTCTCGAAAATCCGGGGGCATTGCTGGCCGCCATTGCTGCAATTCCCAGTGCGTTTTTAGCCGATTATGTTGCATCCTATGCAGGTCTGAAGACCTTAGCGATCGCTGGGTATGAATTTTATTTAGACAGTTATTTAGTGGCGTTCATTTTTATCACCCTGGTTTATTCAATTGGGGTCTTTGTCGAAACCCGCAAGTTTATTTTTTATAATCAGCGTGCGATTAGTCTGCCCACGATTATCAACATCGGGAACAAAGCAGACTCTCAGGATGCCCTCAAAATTTTAGTGCAAGCCTTAGCGGAACGTTTAAACCTGAGTCAAAATTACCTCTATGAACTTGAACGCTATCTCACGATCGCATCGGAAGACCTGATTTTTAACTACCCGATTGACATCAACAACCCCAGCGAACTCTACGACACCCTCGCCGTCATTCGCCATAACCTGACCCGACTCCAACGCCAAACCCCACGGGAGCATATTCTGGAATTGGTGTACATTGGCCCGATTGCGATCGCAGTCTGGTTAGGAGCCGTCACCCATACCGAATCGATTGCCCTTTGGCCCCACAGTAGCGACACTGAAAATTCCTATCCTCATCGGATCGCTGTTCCGCACGATTTACAAATGCTCTCACTACCGGAACAGCCCAAAAAGACCCAAAGTAATCTCGCGGATCTGAAGATCGCGCCGGAGACATCGAAGGGGAAAACATGGCTTGTGGCCTTGGATTTATCCTATCAGCCGCGCTTGGCTAATCACGACTCTTTTTTTGCGGATATTGACCATTGCCTCTACATTCGAGGGGTTAAAGATTCGGTCACCATTACCGATCATGAATACATTGACTACGCTCACGAAATTTATCAACACATCGTACAACTCGACACGATTTATGCCCCCCATTCGATTCGGTTGGTGCTTCGTATGCCGAATGTGTTGGCAATTATGCTGGGACGATCTTTAAAAACTCTCCTCCCCGTGGAAGTGGCGCACTACGACAGCACATCCCGCTCCTATTCTGTTCTCTTCAAACTCAATGATGCCCGCTTCCGCTATCGTCACATCACCTAATCTCGAACAGGGCGCGATCGCGAAACTCCGCACGCTCTCTAAAAATCCATGTTCTGTCGTGCGGGCATCTTGCCCGCTAGTCTCAGACAACATAGGGAGTCTCAGACAACATAGGGAGTCTCAGACAACATAGGGAGTCTCAGACAACATAGGGAGCAGGATGCTCCCACTCCATCAAAATCAATAGTCTTTCAACGTCTGCTCTGTACTGAGATGCAGAACATAACCGAATCATCCGCAGTACATACTGTTTTTTTCGTTCTTTCAAGGGAAGCAGTTTTGAAGGATGAGGGATGAAATTAGAAGGCAGTTTTAAAGGATGAAGGATGAGCTATGAAGGATGAAAAGAGAGTTTAAACAGTGAGGTTACACACTTATTCTCTAAATTCTGCCTTCATCCTTCTGCCTTCATCCTTCAAGAACGTTTCCAATCAATTAGTTTTCCTGTGAAGGAAAAGCCGAAACCTTTACCAACAAATGGATCAGCGGTTCCACGCTGGGTTTCCAATCAATTAGTTTTCCTGTGAAGGAAAAGAATCTACTGGGCAATTCGCTCAAAATAGTGGGGTGTTTCCAATCAATTAGTTTTCCTGTGAAGGAAAAGTCTGGTGGTCTCCACTGGTTCAGCGGTCGAAAAAATGTTTCCAATCAATTAGTTTTCCTGTGAAGGAAAAGTCAAGGACTCGTTGCCGCGTTTTCACGTAATGACGGTTTCCAATCAATTAGTTTTCCTGTGAAGGAAAAGAACTTGGAATGCGGTGGCCGTGTAGGCCATCTCCGTCCAGTTTCCAATCAATTAGTTTTCCTGTGAAGGAAAAGACGGGGAGGAAGAAGCGTGGACCAAGTTTTTTGGAGTTTCCAATCAATTAGTTTTCCTGTGAAGGAAAAGTTCGGAGTATCCTTAGGTGACCCAAACCTGGTCGCCGTGTTTCCAATCAATTAGTTTTCCTGTGAAGGAAAAGCCGTCTACCAAAAATTTATTTTTGGATGGGACCTGGACTGTTTCCAATCAATTAGTTTTCCTGTGAAGGAAAAGCCCTGGCAACACCTGCCAGAGACAGTTATCTGGTATAAAATTGTTTCCAATCAATTAGTTTTCCTGTGAAGGAAAAGGCTTGGGTTGTAGAACCCTCGCTGTGACTGGATTATAACACCCCATTTTCGTGGGATAGCAAAAAACACCCTAAAAGTGTGGGAATAATTCTCAATAAGCATCGGACTCAACGGCTGAAGCCTATATTTCATGCGGTCTCCGTGGGATAGAACGAGAGAATGCGGGTTTCAGCGATTTGCAACATCCCACGGCTTTTAGAGCATTTCGAGGCTATTGGTGCTAAATCCATTGAAACCTTGGTTTTTTGAACAGCTACAGCAAAATTGGGGCTTGATTGCTTGATTTTGTCGGATTTTCACGATCGCACCCCTTCCAGAATCCCCGAAACCATTGACTAGACTGGGTTTGCTGGATTTTGATCATCTTAACCCGATTTTGACTGAGAGATCGGGTCACCTTGGCCTCGTCTTGGCGTGGAATGGGGGGGACTCATTTCAGCCCGTAATTGTTGTTGAAACTGTCGAAGTTGGGGCACACTGTCCGACTGAACCTGTTGAGCCAAACGTAAAGCACGCCGAACATAAACCAACGCACGGGGAAACTCCGAAACCGCCCGATGAACCGCCGCCAAATTGGTCAGTGTGATGATCAGGTCAGCCGGAACACCCGTTAAACGTTGTTGACGGTAGAGATCGCGCAAGATGTCCCGCGCTTCGGGGTAGCGTTCCATGTTGAGATAGGCATACCCCAGATACGCCGCCGCCGACTCGATTTGTGGGGCGTGGTCGATTAACCGCGCCATCAGCAACCGTTGTTCATCCCAATGAATCGCCTGCTCCAGATCACCGGCTGCATCACAGCAACTACTCAATCCCCAGAGTCCTTCCAGAATCCCGATGCGGTCTTTGATCCGACTCGAAATTTTTAGGGTTTGGTGATAGTGGCGAAAAGCTGACTCGTAATCCCCTTCGCTGTAATGACAATTGCCGAGGGTGGTCAAGATCGCCCGTTGGAGCGTGGGAATATCGAGATCTTGGGCGATCGCCAACGCCGAACCTAAAACCGGATATGCCTCCGGGATACGGTCAAGGTCACAGTACACCTCCCCCAAACCGCGCAGGGCTTCGGCTTGGGTTTCCGGTTCCTGTTGCTGCTCGGCTAGGGCTAACCCGGTTTGATAGGCCGTGAGGGCCGATTCCGGTTGACCCTGTTCGGTGTAGGTATCTCCCAAGAGAACGAGGGCAAGGGCTTCGAGGCTGCGATGGCCGAGCTGACGCGCCAGGTCTAAACACCGCTGGGCCTGGGGGAGCGCCGTGTCATCCTGGGGGCGGACGCTGGCTAAATTCCCCAAAATCATCGCCAGTCCGCTCTGGGTTTTGTCGCTGGGTTCACACTGTTGGATCAGGTCGAGGGCTTGTTCAAAATAGTGGGCGGCGGCGGCGTGCTTCCCCCAACCCCGTTCGATGTTGCCCAGTCCCACCAGGGCGATCCATTGCCCGTGACGGTCGTTTGTGGTTTGGGCGATCGCAAAGTGTTGCTGATGGTACTCCTGCCCTTGGGTGAAGTCTCCCACCGTCAGGGCAATATTGCCGAGTCCCGTGAGGCAGACCGTATCACAGGCGGTATTGACTCGGTTGAGCAGGTGTTGATAG
This DNA window, taken from Spirulina major PCC 6313, encodes the following:
- the cas2 gene encoding CRISPR-associated endonuclease Cas2 — protein: MLLYVVTYDIPSNRRRRRVAALLEGYGRRVQWSVFECVLPSPLFAELKGRLRRRVNLEEDSIRFYVVSGHTLGQVEVWGGVPVATLPGSTIV
- the crn3 gene encoding CRISPR-associated ring nuclease Crn3/Csx3, with the translated sequence MSAIALTLTVPEVQPEQAYQQLNIAIAGGIAEPQDLVGLRLPEGVNWSQGVILNGRAPIWVYAYLVHECHAAAWVACYDPRLGGAVVVESHRKGVNVAQVIALTPE
- a CDS encoding SAVED domain-containing protein → MLRKVNRLSSTIRVHWRPIILENPGALLAAIAAIPSAFLADYVASYAGLKTLAIAGYEFYLDSYLVAFIFITLVYSIGVFVETRKFIFYNQRAISLPTIINIGNKADSQDALKILVQALAERLNLSQNYLYELERYLTIASEDLIFNYPIDINNPSELYDTLAVIRHNLTRLQRQTPREHILELVYIGPIAIAVWLGAVTHTESIALWPHSSDTENSYPHRIAVPHDLQMLSLPEQPKKTQSNLADLKIAPETSKGKTWLVALDLSYQPRLANHDSFFADIDHCLYIRGVKDSVTITDHEYIDYAHEIYQHIVQLDTIYAPHSIRLVLRMPNVLAIMLGRSLKTLLPVEVAHYDSTSRSYSVLFKLNDARFRYRHIT
- a CDS encoding tetratricopeptide repeat protein → MNAPTLYQDLAIDMDAVPLATLSDYAAVEYFLTVETPSATAPRLAQVEPYLQAFEHLATVADWPRAAQVIQIIPDPSTPEELHHQLGNWGDLERQKQIYQHLLNRVNTACDTVCLTGLGNIALTVGDFTQGQEYHQQHFAIAQTTNDRHGQWIALVGLGNIERGWGKHAAAAHYFEQALDLIQQCEPSDKTQSGLAMILGNLASVRPQDDTALPQAQRCLDLARQLGHRSLEALALVLLGDTYTEQGQPESALTAYQTGLALAEQQQEPETQAEALRGLGEVYCDLDRIPEAYPVLGSALAIAQDLDIPTLQRAILTTLGNCHYSEGDYESAFRHYHQTLKISSRIKDRIGILEGLWGLSSCCDAAGDLEQAIHWDEQRLLMARLIDHAPQIESAAAYLGYAYLNMERYPEARDILRDLYRQQRLTGVPADLIITLTNLAAVHRAVSEFPRALVYVRRALRLAQQVQSDSVPQLRQFQQQLRAEMSPPHSTPRRGQGDPISQSKSG